In a single window of the Dreissena polymorpha isolate Duluth1 chromosome 3, UMN_Dpol_1.0, whole genome shotgun sequence genome:
- the LOC127870858 gene encoding trypsin inhibitor-like → MFPHPTFTPVAMNALPYISLLLVGAVLVTSQIAPKVSVQANVCELPMEPGPCKGYFPRYFFDDLTGTCQEFIYGGCQDNGNNFETEAACQIACSDVKRL, encoded by the exons ATG TTTCCGCATCCTACGTTCACGCCTGTTGCAATGAACGCATTACCGTACATCTCTCTGTTGCTGGTCGGTGCAGTCCTGGTGACGTCACAGATTGCCCCTAAAGTTTCTGTACAAGCGAACG TGTGTGAATTGCCAATGGAGCCCGGTCCATGCAAGGGTTATTTCCCGCGCTATTTCTTCGATGACTTAACAGGCACGTGCCAGGAGTTCATCTATGGCGGTTGTCAAGATAATGGTAACAACTTCGAAACGGAAGCCGCGTGCCAGATCGCATGCAGCGATGTGAAGAGACTGTAG